A window of Synergistaceae bacterium contains these coding sequences:
- the thrB gene encoding homoserine kinase, whose translation MNGPLISIRVPATSANLGAGFDSLGMALSLYNVFNVMKLQPCGLFSCDVVGEGFSESELTSARSNMVIRSYIRACEIWNVSPRGFVLECHNVIPLCRGLGSSSTAVVAGVVLANLISGRHAPESELLRVMTVIEGHPDNVVPCYLGGMTVCCWDGMDLRHVKLPPLPEDIHVVAAVPDVQVRTPDARNSLPREVPFGDAVFNLGRAALLSAAWATGQWDLLSWGMEDRLHQPYRSRLFPGGEVIMDRVRSLPGCFGVAISGSGPTIVALVRGAPGSVASTLCRTFSEYGVTSRFFVLQGSAGGCRFTVRRPSSEEESDYLIAM comes from the coding sequence ATGAACGGCCCGCTGATTTCCATTCGCGTTCCCGCGACCAGCGCGAACCTGGGCGCGGGCTTTGATTCCCTGGGCATGGCGCTGTCGCTTTACAACGTGTTCAACGTCATGAAGCTCCAGCCCTGCGGCTTGTTTTCCTGCGACGTGGTGGGCGAGGGGTTCAGCGAGAGCGAGCTGACCAGCGCCCGGAGCAACATGGTGATCCGAAGCTATATTCGGGCCTGTGAAATCTGGAACGTTTCACCGCGAGGCTTTGTGCTGGAATGTCACAACGTCATCCCCCTTTGCAGAGGGCTTGGGAGTTCCTCCACGGCGGTGGTGGCGGGGGTCGTTCTGGCCAACCTGATCTCGGGCCGTCATGCTCCGGAGTCCGAGCTGCTGCGGGTGATGACGGTCATTGAAGGACATCCGGACAACGTCGTGCCCTGCTACCTGGGTGGAATGACGGTCTGTTGCTGGGACGGCATGGATCTGCGTCATGTCAAACTTCCTCCGCTGCCGGAAGACATCCACGTCGTCGCCGCTGTTCCCGACGTTCAGGTTCGGACCCCCGATGCCCGCAACAGTTTGCCCCGTGAAGTTCCCTTTGGCGACGCCGTATTCAACCTTGGAAGAGCCGCGCTTCTCAGCGCCGCCTGGGCCACGGGACAGTGGGATCTGCTGTCCTGGGGAATGGAGGACCGGCTGCATCAGCCCTACCGATCCCGTCTTTTCCCCGGAGGCGAGGTGATTATGGACCGCGTCCGGTCGCTGCCGGGATGTTTCGGCGTGGCCATCAGCGGCTCCGGTCCCACCATCGTCGCCCTCGTCCGGGGCGCTCCCGGCTCCGTGGCCTCCACCCTGTGCCGTACCTTCTCGGAGTACGGCGTCACCTCCCGTTTCTTCGTCCTGCAGGGCTCCGCCGGAGGCTGCCGGTTTACGGTCCGGCGCCCTTCTTCAGAAGAGGAATCGGATTACCTGATCGCCATGTAA